The Heyndrickxia acidicola sequence TTGAAACAAATTCTTGTTAATAGTTTACAAACGATGCTGTGAAGACAGACAACCTGCGGAAAGATCCTGTGTACAGTGTGTCCCAATAGATGTGAATACAGCTTTTGGTTAAAGTCCTAAGTTTCATTGGGCCCAATATACCATTTTTGCAGGATCATTTATTCGAATCAAGGAGTGGGAGTCGAATCTTCATTCTTTTTCTGAACGACCACTTCTGTATGGTGTACTAATTGTATTTGCTTGCCATCTGCCTTTTTAATCTCACAATAGCCGCTGTCATAAAGATGGAAAACCTCGTATAAGTCTTTGTCGAATAAGACTAAGTCTCCTTTTACCATAAACCTTCTCCTTTCTGTTTTTTGGCTGAATGGTTAATAATTCCACGCTGATTTGATACACTAGTAATAACAATCTATGTCGAAATGAGGTGAGATTATGACTGGTACGCATTATTTTTTCGCTTTGGCGCTTCCTGAAGAAATAAAGCAGTATTTATATGAAATGACGAAAGAAATCCGACATTCCTTTCCGTTTAAAAAGTGGGTTCACCAAGAGGATTATCATATAACCTTGGCTTTTTTGGGGCGGACAGAGCCGGAAAAGCTTGAAGATACTCTGGAATGTCTTCATTCTTCTCTTTCAGCTATTGCATCCTTTCCTCTTGAATTGGATCACTTAGGGATATTTGGCAAACAGGAGGCTCCCCGAATTCTGTGGGCAGGAGTAAAGGAATCCGACTCTCTGAACAATTTAAGGAACCAGGTTTATAATTGCTGTTTAAAAGCGGGTTTTATACTGGATTCAAAACCATTTGCCCCGCATATTACCCTTTCACGCAAATGGACTGAAAAAGAACCATTCTCAAGTCAAAAGCTTCATACTATAATAAAAGAAAAGCAATTATTTACAGGCAATCGGGTTGTTTTATATCAAACACATCTAGATCGGATACCAAAATACGAAGAAAAAAAGGTATTCTTGTTAAACTGAACGAGCGGATTTTTAAAATGGACTCTGATAAAAATCAATGTTGATTATAGACCTATGTTGATAGGAGCAGATACGTGAGACACCTGCTAAGAAAAGCGAGTTAGGGAAGACCCCGCAGGAGCTTGAGACGAGGAGGCTCCCCTACCGCCCGAGGAAAGCGAGTGTCTGCAGCGGAAATCACCAGGCAAAATTAATATGGCTATTAAATAAGGCTCTTTTCGTAAACTTTGTTGCTATTTGTGTAAAAGAAATATTGAAAAACAAGGTTTAAGGTTGAAAACCATAAACTTAGGACGAAAAGATGCCACGATAGATAGCTAAATACGGATTTAACACTTTCGCGAAAAACAACAATTTATGCGAAAACAGCCTTAAATAAAGATTTTATAATAACAGAATGCATACATATGTGTTAAAACAATAGAGCTTAAAAAAGGAAGAATGAAATGGGACAGTTAATAAAGCTGCAGGACTATATTTCAAGATATGAAATTGATCATTTGCGATATCCTGCACAATTTATGCGCTTGAAAAAACAGCAGTGGCTGCTTCTGAAAGAAGCGTGGAAAAATGGCGAACATCTGCATAAAGAAGACCCTGAGACCGCCAAGGAAGAACAGTGGGGTTTGATAAAAAAATTCAAGAGCATTTTGAAAAAAGAAAAACTGGAAAGCGGGCTTGAGGATCAAAGCAAAGATAAAGCAGAGGAATTCAATTTCACTTTTTCACCTTTGCTCCACTATCTGCCGGAAACGGAAGAAGAGCTCAAAAAGATATTTTTAGACCAGTTTTTTTCCTTTCAAATTAAATGGGCAAGCAGCACGATATGGGATCAATCCTTTGTCGATTCACGCTACTACCGTGACGATAAGCTGAAATATTTACTGCAGCGGTTTCCTGATACGTTTTTAGTTTTTTACCAGCCTGTTTTTATGGTGAAAAAAGCACCAGTAGAAATGAACGTACTTCTCGTCACGCCAACGGATATTTGGTGCCTGGTTTTTATTGAAGAGGAAAAAGATGAGGTGTATATTGGTTCTACCGAACATTTCTGGGTAAAACGTTCAAGCAGGGCAGAAAGAAAGATTTTAAACCCCGTAATTGATTTGAACAGAATGGCAAAAATAATAAAGCCGATCCTTACCGAAAATGATGTTGAACTGCCTGTTAGGATGGGGATCATCTGCCGTGAGGGCTATATAGATTTTCCAGATGCCCCCTATGATCTGGCGCTGATTGATAAAAGAAGATATCCGGACTGGTTCCGGCAGCAAAGGGGCCTTCATTCTCCCATTAAGCATATGCAGCTGAAAGCCGTTAAAGCGCTTTTGGATAACTGCCAGACTTCGTACGTTCCCAGAAGCCCTGTGGAACAAGAGATTATGGACAAAAGTGAATAATACAGTTTAGCTGGTACAGGCGCTGGTGAATGGGAGAAAAAAGGAAAACCGGAAATTTTAGATTTTAGCTTGACGAAAAATGTCAAAAAGAGATAAAATTTATTAAATGATGGCTATTGTTGTCTGATACAATGTAATAGCCGTCTTTTTTGTTCTGAACCCAATTTTAAAATGATCATTATTTTATAAATACATGTTAAAACGTACAATAATAAATCTTATGGGATGCAGGGCGTAATCTTACACTTTAAGCCGGAGAGAATCGTAATAGCGGCGAATTAATGAAGGTGAATGATGTTGGAACACATACTTGGTCAAGGGTGGGAAATAATCCCTGCCGGCGGGGCAACAGGAGAAGCATTCTTTGCCAAACATCAAGAAAAAAAGCTTTTCTTAAAAAGAAACTCATCTCCTTTTCTGGCAGTATTATCAGCAGAGGGGATCGTGCCTAAGCTTGTTTGGACGAAAAGAATGGAGAATGGCGATGTCATTACAGCTCAAGAATGGTTAAACAGCAGGGAATTAAAGCCTGACGAAATGAACCAAGACCGTGTTGCCAAGCTACTCAAAAAAATTCATACCTCAAAGCCATTGCTAACCATGCTTCAGAGACTAGGCATGGCTCCATTTGAACCTGAAATGATGTTGGCTGAAGTGGAGACTTGTCTGGATAGTGAGCTTTTATCCTTGCCTATCATAATGCAATCCATTCAGTTTCTGCAGGATCATATTGACAGGATGGAGTATGAAAATTATGTGGTGTGCCATGGCGATATCAATCATAATAATTGGCTGCTTACAGATGAGGTTAACCAGCTTTATTTGATTGATTGGGACGGTCCCATGATTGCTGATCCTGCTTTGGACATAGGAATGCTCTTATATTTATATATCTCCAATGAGGATTGGGATCAATGGCTGGAACAGTATGGGATTGAGGAAACGGATAGTTTGCATATGCGCATGAAATGGTATGTTATTTCACAAATTCTGCTATCTATTCAATGGCATAAGGATAAAAACCGCCTTGACGAAATGAACCATTGGATCGATTTTTTGGAATCGATTGTTTAAAAAAGAATGTTTTGCAAGGGCCGACTTAGCTGGGAAACCTTTATGCTTAAAACCTGCTATAAGAAAGGTTAAAGAAGGAGCCGCGACAAGCCGGCCCCTTTTCAAATGCTAATTAGCAGTAGCTATTGACATGGTCTACCCATTGAGACAGGTTTTCCTGATGTGAAAGAATATGATTGTCCAAATTTGGTGAATTACGGCCGCTCTGGCCATACTGATAAACCTCATCCAATGTGGACATTAGGTTTTCCTGAATATTAGGATTCACCATTAAAGATTTTACTAAGCGCTCAAGCTGCTCACATTCGGCCACTGAGCCGCAGCATTCGGTTTGATGCTCGTTTAAAATATCTTTCAAGAGGCTGAGCTGATGCTGGTGAGTTAAAGGCATATAAGACACATCCTTTTTATTTTTTAATGGCAACATATCGTACAGAAACTGGCCATTCGCCGGTTTCTTTTCTGTGCAAGAGATGCTTAGGAATGAAGCAGGACAGAAATATATAAGGGATTGCCTGCTTGGTGAAAAAGCAAACTGGGATTTCTCATGTAGTATGTGATTTTCAAACTGAATTATAACCATGACAAGTAATTAGAATTAGAGGTGACTACATGCGTTTACGACATAAACCCTGGGCAGAAGACAAACTGAAGGCGTATCCTCAGTATGTTGTTCAGCAGCCTGAACAGTGGAAAGGAAAATGGGGAGAAGTTTTTCAAAACGATCAGCCCCTTCATATTGAAGTCGGGACCGGAAAAGGGCAATTTATTACTGGGATGGCAAAAGCCAATCCCCATATTAACTATCTCGGAATTGAAATGCAGACAAGCGTTATTGTCTCTGCATTGGACAGGATCATTGATGAAGAATTGCCCAATGTAAAATTATTATGTGTAGATGGAAGCAAACTATTGGAGTTTTTTGCAAAAGGCGATGTTAATAGGGTCTACCTTAACTTTTCTGATCCATGGCCAAAAAAACGCCACGAAAAGCGCAGGCTTACGTATAAAGGCTTTCTGAAGCTATATGAAGATATTATGGTGAATGAAGGTGAAGTTCACTTTAAAACGGATAATCAAGGGCTGTTTGAATACTCATTAATGAGCTTTTCCCATTATGGCTTGCTATTGAATTTTGTCAGTCTTGATTTGCACAAGAGTGAATTTGAAGGTAATATCATGACGGAATATGAAGAAAAATTCTCTGAAAAAGGACAGCGTATTTACCGCTGTGAAGTGAAATATCCCCGTTAAAACTGGCGAAAGCCAGTTTTTTTGCATTTACCTGTTGTTTGCTTTTATGTGCTAAAGCACAAAAGGGGTCAGACCCCTTTTGTGCGGTAAAGGATCAAAGAATGTGTGGGTATATTTTCCTGTTTTGCCCGTAAGACAGTGAATATCGCCCGTGAATTATCTGTGATGGTTTCACAGATATGGTTTTTCCTATTAAGGGCCATTTTTAATAAGCAAAGACGTATGAGCAGGTCCTCCATTATAAAAAGAAAGTGTTTATTATTTATAAAAACCCAATATTAGCAGCTTCTTCAGCCTACTTTCACTATGAGGCTACCTCTCGCTTTTCTTTTTTTGTAAGCGGCACCATTTGAGTGGTACAATAAAAGGGCAGGGAAGGAGGAATTTTTATGGAAACAATAAAGATAGGGGATTTAACATTACGCTGGCTTAACGGCGGTGTTACCAATATGGATGGAGGCGCCATGTTTGGTGTAGTGCCTAAACCGTTATGGTCTAAAAAGTATGACGTCAATGAAAAAAATCAGATTGAGCTGAGGACGGATCCCATTCTATTTACCTTGAACGGGAAAAATATACTAATTGAATCTGGTATTGGTTCTGGTAAATTGACCGATAAGCAAAAAAGAAATTATGGAGTTACAGAGGAATCGAAAGTTGAGAATTCCCTTAAAGAGACTGGGCTAACGCCTGAAGATATTCATATTATCTGTATGACTCATATGCATTTTGATCATGCAAGCGGATTGACAAAAAAGTCGGATGACGGATATGAATCGGTTTTTCCCAATGCCGTTATTTACACTTCTGAGGTAGAATGGGACGAAATGCGAAATCCAAATATCCGGTCCAAAAATACATACTGGCAGGAAAACTGGCAGGCGATTGAACATCAGGTTAAAACTTATACCGAGCAAGTGGAGATTTTCCCGGGGTTAAAAATGATTCATACTGGCGGGCATAGTGACGGCCATTCCATTATCCTGCTTGAAAGCAATGGTGAAAAAGCGATTCATATGGCGGATTTAATGCCAACGCATGCTCATCAAAATCCGCTTTGGGTACTTGCCTATGATGATTACCCGATGACATCCATTAAAGCCAAGCAAGAATACATTTCAAGCGCAATTCAAAGCAACACCTGGTTTATTTTTTACCATGATGCCGTTTACCGTGCCCTAAAGTGGGATGAAGAAGGAAAAACCATAACCGATAGTGTAAAAAGAGTGAGATAAAAAGAAAAGCGAAAGCGCCTTGCTCATCGGCGTACGGATTCCGTAGTCTACAACTGAGATAAAGGAAACACATCGAGGCCACGAGCTGATGTTGACTTATCTTAGTGGGAGACGCAGAAATCCGCTAGCCGATAGGCGCTGGAGCTAGACAAAGACTACATTGATTTTACACTTTCTCATAAAAAAACTGCCCTTCACAAAAGGGCAGCCTAAATTTAGCTTACAGGATAGACATCTATAACCGTACCAGTACGGGCATCTGCGATGAATTCGTATTGCAGCCTTTCGCCGTCTTTTCTCCAAGTGATGCCACCGCGGTATACTTTTGCTTTAATAGGAGTTTTCTCGTATTCCTCCATTGTCATTTGAATCCATGATCCATCAATGGAGCCTTCCTCTTTAAAAGCTTTTTTTACGCCTCCCAGAACAGCTTCAGCTGATATGTAAGCAGATTTTTTTACGGTTTTATTAACATAATAACCGGCCGCTGCACCGATTACTGCACCTGACACAAAGGTTTTCCAGTTCATGCTTTGAAACACCGCCTATTGATAGTTTGGACAAGAGTCGTTCTCCCTTAATTATACAAAAAAGATGAAAAAACCACATCACTTTTCTCATCCGTCTTTGTGAATCGCAGGAAGAGATAGTATAAGCGGTTGTTCTGGCATGACAAATGAAAGTTTTGTAAAATAAATGAGTACATAGCGTATTCTATCAGAAAAGAGGGGTACAGATGGATAAAGAAACACTGGAGCTTTTTAAAACATTAACAGAATTGCCGGGCGCATCCGGGAGCGAGCATTTTGTAAGAAAATTTATGCGTGAGCAGCTTCAAAAGTATTCGGATGAAGTGATTCAGGATCGCCTTGGCGGTATTTTCGGGCTCAAAAAAGGGAATGAAAAAGACCCTGTTGTCATGGTTGCTGGCCATATGGATGAGGTTGGCTTTATGGTCACTGCTATTACGGATAATGGAATGGTGCGCTTCCAAACTCTCGGCGGCTGGTGGAGCCAGGTCTTGTTAGCACAAAGAGTGCAGATCATGACAGATAATGGCCCTATTATCGGAGTGGTGGGATCCATTCCTCCGCACCTGCTGGACGACAGCCAGCGCAATAAGCCAATGGACATTAAAAATATGCTTATTGATATTGGAGCTGATGATAAGGATGATGCTATCCGTATTGGGATTGTTCCTGGACAGCAGATTGTTCCGATTTGTCCTTTCACGCCTATGGCAAATGAAAAGAAAATTATGGCCAAAGCCTGGGATAACCGTTATGGATGCGGGTTAGCCATTGAATTATTAAAGGAACTTCAAGGAGAACAGCTGCCAAATATCCTGTATTCGGGTGCCAATGTACAGGAGGAGGTTGGCCTTCGGGGAGCGCAGACAGCTGCAAACATGATCAAGCCGGATATTTTCTATGCTTTGGATGCAAGTCCTGCCAATGATGCTTCTGGAGATAAAAATGAATTTGGCCAGCTTGGCAAAGGAACATTACTTAGGATTTATGACCGTTCCATGGTGACCCATAAAGGAATGAGGGAATTTATTCTTGACACTGCTGAGAGCCATGGAATTCCTTATCAATACTTTATTTCTCAGGGAGGAACAGATGCCGGAAGAGTACATACATCAAACGAAGGTGTTCCAAGTGCTGTCATAGGGATTTGTTCTAGATACATCCATACACATGCTTCCATAATACATGTCGATGATTATGCAGCTGCGAAGGAATTGTTAGTGAAGCTTGTAAAAACAACGGATCGGACCACTGTAGAGGCTGTTCGCGGAAAATAAAGAGACAGATGCTTAAAAAAGTGAATGCCGGCAAAGTCAGGTTCTGAAAATGTCTCCTGGCTGCCGGTTTTTTGATAAGTCTGTTTTCAAGCAGTATTCTATTTTGCTGTGGTTTATATTGGGAACTTTCTTATGGCTGCAGCATTTTTAAAACAAAAGCTTTATATCATTTTGCTTAAAAGGAGATCCAAGATGAAGGTCGTAGTAGGTTCAACAAATCCTGCAAAGGTGGAAGCTGTCAAAATAGCTTTTTTGGATAAATGGAAGGATGCCGTTATTTTGTCTGCTGAAACGGAGTCAGGTGTAAACGGACAGCCTTTTTCCGATGAAGAGACCATCGAAGGAGCCATTAACAGAGCTAATGGAGCAGTATTACATGAGTCTGCCGATATTGGAATCGGATTGGAAGGCGGAGTGATTGAAACAAAACAGGGGCTATGTATGTGTAATTGGGGAGCAATGTCCGTTAATGGAAGCCATCCCTTTATAGCAGGCGGAGCAAGGATTTTACTTCCGGAGGAAATTGCCGTTCGGCTTAGAGGCGGGGAAGAGCTTGGAGCAGTTATGGATGAATATGCTCAAAAAAAGGACGTCCGAAAGAAAGAAGGAGCCATTGGCATTTTTACAGCAGGGCTGGTGACAAGAGATGAAATGTTTGCCCACGTGATGAAATTGTTAATTGGGCAGTATTTGTATACCATTGGTTAAAGGGAGCTGCCCATTCGATAAGGCAAAGCTTTCTTCTTTCACAGCCGGCATTGGCTATGTTATTCTTTTTATAAAAGGCTGTTTCGCATGAATTGTTGCTTTACGTACAAGGCATCATTCCTTATGTTGTGTGCCTTCGTGGCATCATTTCGTTTACTATTCACATCATTTAATACTAAAACTTTGTTTTAAATCATTTTTTTGTGTCAATTAGGAACAAAGTTTACGTAAAGGGCCTTATAAAAATAATGAGTATAACAAAAGTCTGCAGTCTTTGGCTAAGGCTTGAAATAGCAATCGCCATCACTAGTTTTGATTGCGCATAACGATTAAATGATTTGGAGGATTAGAAAATGAAGAAATTACAATCAATGGATGAGTTTAAAGAATTGAAAGAAAAGGGCCGCCATATTTTTATGTTTTCTGCAGATTGGTGCCCGGATTGCCGTTTTATTGATCCGGTGCTTCCTGAGATTGAAGAGCAGTTTAAGGAATACACATTTGTGTATGTAGACCGTGATGATTTGATTGATCTTTGTGCAGATCTGAGTGTTTTTGGCATCCCTAGCTTCGTTGCTTTTCAAGATGGGGAGGAATTGGGCCGTTTTGTAAGCAAGGATCGAAAAACAAAGGAAGAAATTGAAAAATTCATTAGTGGGTTGTCTAAATAATAGTTAGATCTTGAACAATTGAATGGAAGGGGCTGGCCGGTTTCATGTACCTTTTGAGTCAGCTCCTTTTTTCATGTACAATAATAGTAATGGAACACATTAACGCACAAAAGGGGTCAGACCCCTTTCGTGCGTTAATGTATGAAAGGAGGTCAGTGGAATGAAAATGGATAGTGGCAAGATGCGGCGTGAGCTGGAGACACGTTTGAAGCAGGAGAATCGGACCATCACATATGACAGGGAAAAGGAAATCCTGAGAGTGGAAAGTATTACTACTGGAAAAGGGATTGAGATTTCCCTCAATAGTGCTGTAGCGAAGTGGCACGAACAAGGTGATAAAGCAATTGATGAAGTTGTTTACTATGTGAGAGAGGCTCTGGAAGTTATGGGCAGAGATCCAGCTATCACAGGGAAAGAAGCGAAAATCTTTCCTGTTATTCGATCAACTTCATTTCCTTTAGAATCGACGGAGGGCAAACGTTTTTTGACGGATGACCATACGGCAGAAACCAGAATTTATTATGCGCTCGATCTTGGAACAACCTATCGCTTAATGGATGAGGATTTGCTGAGGAAAGAGAATTGGGAGCAGGACAAAATACGTGAGATAGCCCGATTTAATCTTCGTTCCCTGCCAACAGACCTTAAACAGGATACCGTTGCAGGGAATACCTTTTACTTCTTGAACACAAACGATGGCTATGATGCGAGCCGTATTTTAAATGAACGTTTTCTGAAAGAGATGGAGGAAAAAATTCAGGGAAGCATGACAGTGGCTGTACCCCATCAGGATGTCTTAATTATTGGTGACATCCTAAATGAAACAGGGTATGATGTATTGGCACAGATCGCTATGAGCTTTTTTACAAATGGACATGTTCCGATTACAGCTCTTTCTTTTTTGTATGATGATGGGGAGCTGGAGCCGATCTTTATATTAGGAAAAAATCGAAAATCATAAAAGGAGTCAAAGTAAAATGAACATTTTTTACAATCGTGAAGGTATTGGTGATACACTCATTATTTCTTTAAAGGATATTGAGTCTGCGCAGGTAGAGCGAAAAGGGGATGCAGCGCGCGTCTTTGATCCTAATACAGATGAAACAGCAGGATATAATCTTTTTCATGCATCCAGCTATTTAAATATCCATGACAATGGACTTGTAGAAATGGATGAAGACAAGCTTAAAATCATTAATCAGGCGCTTGCAAAAAATGGTTTCTCAGAAATATTAGAAGCTGATTTTTCACCTAAATTTGTGGTTGGTTTTGTAACGGAAAAAGAAAAGCATCCGAATGCTGATAAATTAAATATCTGCCAAGTGGATGTAGGCACTGAGACACTACAGATCGTTTGCGGTGCTCCAAATGTAGAGGCAGGACAAAAAGTGGTTGTAGCCAAGGTAGGAGCGGTTATGCCAAGTGGATTGATTATTAAAGATGCAGAGCTCCGCGGTGTTGCTTCAAGCGGAATGATATGTTCTGCACGCGAATTGGCTCTTCCGAATGCACCTCAGGAAAAAGGAATCCTAGTTTTGGAAGACAGCCAGTATGAAGTTGGTTCTCCATTTAAAGAAGAAATCCAAAACTAAGAATACATGAAGAAAGGAGCCTGGTAGAATGAACCGGCTCCTTTTTGTCTGTGGTGCTAAAAACTGCACATCATTTTATGATGTATGCTTTCATTGCCACGTAGCTTTCCGCTTTTTAATTGTCCGTACGGCGCTAACCGTCGCGTTCCGCTTTTCTTCGTTAACGGGAGGTTGGGAAAACACGGTGAATGGTATCGGTAAATTGATTAAACAATCCAGCTACCGGATGGCCATTACGGAGTTCATTGCCATAATCGTTCATGCGGTCAAAGAAATCCGGATTTACTGACACATAAACATTGTCAATGCTTCTATCTGCTTTTTTGACTGCTTTCGTTATTTTACTTTTAAAAGTACTGGTCATTTCTTTACGAGAGCGGTCTTTAAGCAATACAGCAACATATGCGTTGCTGTCTGTCACGATGACATTCGCACGTTGGACTTCTTTCAGTTTAGCTACCTGGCTGGCAACATGGTCTGCTACTCTCATATTAGGAGTTGTATTGTTGCGAGTGTTGTTAACG is a genomic window containing:
- the thpR gene encoding RNA 2',3'-cyclic phosphodiesterase, which codes for MTGTHYFFALALPEEIKQYLYEMTKEIRHSFPFKKWVHQEDYHITLAFLGRTEPEKLEDTLECLHSSLSAIASFPLELDHLGIFGKQEAPRILWAGVKESDSLNNLRNQVYNCCLKAGFILDSKPFAPHITLSRKWTEKEPFSSQKLHTIIKEKQLFTGNRVVLYQTHLDRIPKYEEKKVFLLN
- a CDS encoding NERD domain-containing protein, which encodes MGQLIKLQDYISRYEIDHLRYPAQFMRLKKQQWLLLKEAWKNGEHLHKEDPETAKEEQWGLIKKFKSILKKEKLESGLEDQSKDKAEEFNFTFSPLLHYLPETEEELKKIFLDQFFSFQIKWASSTIWDQSFVDSRYYRDDKLKYLLQRFPDTFLVFYQPVFMVKKAPVEMNVLLVTPTDIWCLVFIEEEKDEVYIGSTEHFWVKRSSRAERKILNPVIDLNRMAKIIKPILTENDVELPVRMGIICREGYIDFPDAPYDLALIDKRRYPDWFRQQRGLHSPIKHMQLKAVKALLDNCQTSYVPRSPVEQEIMDKSE
- a CDS encoding phosphotransferase family protein, which produces MLEHILGQGWEIIPAGGATGEAFFAKHQEKKLFLKRNSSPFLAVLSAEGIVPKLVWTKRMENGDVITAQEWLNSRELKPDEMNQDRVAKLLKKIHTSKPLLTMLQRLGMAPFEPEMMLAEVETCLDSELLSLPIIMQSIQFLQDHIDRMEYENYVVCHGDINHNNWLLTDEVNQLYLIDWDGPMIADPALDIGMLLYLYISNEDWDQWLEQYGIEETDSLHMRMKWYVISQILLSIQWHKDKNRLDEMNHWIDFLESIV
- a CDS encoding YtzH-like family protein, which translates into the protein MPLTHQHQLSLLKDILNEHQTECCGSVAECEQLERLVKSLMVNPNIQENLMSTLDEVYQYGQSGRNSPNLDNHILSHQENLSQWVDHVNSYC
- the trmB gene encoding tRNA (guanosine(46)-N7)-methyltransferase TrmB — protein: MRLRHKPWAEDKLKAYPQYVVQQPEQWKGKWGEVFQNDQPLHIEVGTGKGQFITGMAKANPHINYLGIEMQTSVIVSALDRIIDEELPNVKLLCVDGSKLLEFFAKGDVNRVYLNFSDPWPKKRHEKRRLTYKGFLKLYEDIMVNEGEVHFKTDNQGLFEYSLMSFSHYGLLLNFVSLDLHKSEFEGNIMTEYEEKFSEKGQRIYRCEVKYPR
- a CDS encoding YtnP family quorum-quenching lactonase, yielding METIKIGDLTLRWLNGGVTNMDGGAMFGVVPKPLWSKKYDVNEKNQIELRTDPILFTLNGKNILIESGIGSGKLTDKQKRNYGVTEESKVENSLKETGLTPEDIHIICMTHMHFDHASGLTKKSDDGYESVFPNAVIYTSEVEWDEMRNPNIRSKNTYWQENWQAIEHQVKTYTEQVEIFPGLKMIHTGGHSDGHSIILLESNGEKAIHMADLMPTHAHQNPLWVLAYDDYPMTSIKAKQEYISSAIQSNTWFIFYHDAVYRALKWDEEGKTITDSVKRVR
- a CDS encoding PepSY domain-containing protein codes for the protein MNWKTFVSGAVIGAAAGYYVNKTVKKSAYISAEAVLGGVKKAFKEEGSIDGSWIQMTMEEYEKTPIKAKVYRGGITWRKDGERLQYEFIADARTGTVIDVYPVS
- a CDS encoding M42 family metallopeptidase → MDKETLELFKTLTELPGASGSEHFVRKFMREQLQKYSDEVIQDRLGGIFGLKKGNEKDPVVMVAGHMDEVGFMVTAITDNGMVRFQTLGGWWSQVLLAQRVQIMTDNGPIIGVVGSIPPHLLDDSQRNKPMDIKNMLIDIGADDKDDAIRIGIVPGQQIVPICPFTPMANEKKIMAKAWDNRYGCGLAIELLKELQGEQLPNILYSGANVQEEVGLRGAQTAANMIKPDIFYALDASPANDASGDKNEFGQLGKGTLLRIYDRSMVTHKGMREFILDTAESHGIPYQYFISQGGTDAGRVHTSNEGVPSAVIGICSRYIHTHASIIHVDDYAAAKELLVKLVKTTDRTTVEAVRGK
- a CDS encoding DUF84 family protein, whose protein sequence is MKVVVGSTNPAKVEAVKIAFLDKWKDAVILSAETESGVNGQPFSDEETIEGAINRANGAVLHESADIGIGLEGGVIETKQGLCMCNWGAMSVNGSHPFIAGGARILLPEEIAVRLRGGEELGAVMDEYAQKKDVRKKEGAIGIFTAGLVTRDEMFAHVMKLLIGQYLYTIG
- a CDS encoding thioredoxin family protein gives rise to the protein MKKLQSMDEFKELKEKGRHIFMFSADWCPDCRFIDPVLPEIEEQFKEYTFVYVDRDDLIDLCADLSVFGIPSFVAFQDGEELGRFVSKDRKTKEEIEKFISGLSK
- a CDS encoding DUF1444 domain-containing protein is translated as MDSGKMRRELETRLKQENRTITYDREKEILRVESITTGKGIEISLNSAVAKWHEQGDKAIDEVVYYVREALEVMGRDPAITGKEAKIFPVIRSTSFPLESTEGKRFLTDDHTAETRIYYALDLGTTYRLMDEDLLRKENWEQDKIREIARFNLRSLPTDLKQDTVAGNTFYFLNTNDGYDASRILNERFLKEMEEKIQGSMTVAVPHQDVLIIGDILNETGYDVLAQIAMSFFTNGHVPITALSFLYDDGELEPIFILGKNRKS
- the ytpR gene encoding YtpR family tRNA-binding protein — encoded protein: MNIFYNREGIGDTLIISLKDIESAQVERKGDAARVFDPNTDETAGYNLFHASSYLNIHDNGLVEMDEDKLKIINQALAKNGFSEILEADFSPKFVVGFVTEKEKHPNADKLNICQVDVGTETLQIVCGAPNVEAGQKVVVAKVGAVMPSGLIIKDAELRGVASSGMICSARELALPNAPQEKGILVLEDSQYEVGSPFKEEIQN
- a CDS encoding YhcN/YlaJ family sporulation lipoprotein, with the translated sequence MKIVKAALSITLISGVLMGCATNNRDRNALDNTNPRPVRYSPTDNVNYNNGRNDLMYNGRNDVNNTRNNTTPNMRVADHVASQVAKLKEVQRANVIVTDSNAYVAVLLKDRSRKEMTSTFKSKITKAVKKADRSIDNVYVSVNPDFFDRMNDYGNELRNGHPVAGLFNQFTDTIHRVFPTSR